In the genome of Augochlora pura isolate Apur16 chromosome 8, APUR_v2.2.1, whole genome shotgun sequence, one region contains:
- the Ccm3 gene encoding programmed cell death protein 10 Ccm3 isoform X1 — MTMGDETPVASLVLPVILRPILMKLERQNVLAAQNLRTALLKAESSHPGITHDFILGIIRRAELNLDMNESVLRLQGAASDYDVVEYRSARSEDAFQELNRKSTSLKRILSRIPDEITDRKTFLETIKEIASAIKKLLDAVNEVNAFIRGSAGKQALDQRKREFVKYSKRFSNTLKEYFKEGQANAVFVSALYLIHQTNMIMLTVKDKYANL; from the exons ATGACAATGGGCGATGAGACTCCAGTTGCATCACTGGTTCTTCCTGTAATTTTAAGACCAATATTAATGAAG CTAGAAAGGCAAAATGTACTGGCTGCTCAAAATCTTCGTACAGCATTACTGAAAGCTGAAAGTTCTCATCCAGGAATCACACATGACTTCATTCTTGGTATAATACGACGGGCTGAACTTAATCTTGATATGAACGAAAGTGTTTTGAGATTGCAAGGAGCAGCTTCTGATTATGATG TTGTAGAATATAGATCAGCTAGATCTGAAGATGCTTTTCAAGAACTAAATCGTAAATCAACTTCATTAAAAAGAATACTTAGTCGAATTCCTGATGAAATAACTGATCGTAAaacttttctcgaaacaatcaa AGAAATAGCGAGTGCAATAAAAAAGCTTTTAGATGCAGTAAACGAGGTCAATGCATTCATTCGTGGTTCTGCAGGAAAACAGGCATTGGATCAGAGGAAAAgggaatttgttaaatatagtaaaagaTTTAGTAATACATTAAAAGAGTATTTCAAAGAAGGACA agCTAATGCAGTATTTGTGAGTGCTTTGTACTTAATACATCAGACAAATATGATAATGCTCACAGTAAAAGATAAGT atgCGAAcctttaa
- the Arpc5 gene encoding actin-related protein 2/3 complex, subunit 5, with protein sequence MSRNDGKKDSSASAFRKIDVDQYSDNNFKEEDADGGLGGPTGPDESEVLTLLSQGKNAEALILVLKSAPLECKNQQVKDNARNLTLKVLLSIKSNQMEDCLARLDSDLLDVLMKYIYRGFEIPTEGSSSHLLIWHEKVYNISGVGSIVRAFSDSKRA encoded by the exons ATGTCACGAAACGATGGCAAAAAGGATTCGTCAGCATCagcatttcgaaaaattgatgtaGATCAATACAGTGATAATAACTTTAAAGAAGAGGATGCGGATGGAGGATTAGGAGGACCGACTGGTCCAGACGAGAGTGAAGTTTTGACACTTCTTAGCCA GGGTAAGAATGCTGAAGCTTTGATCTTAGTATTAAAATCTGCTCCACTTGAATGTAAAAATCAACAAGTAAAG GATAATGCAAGGAATTTAACCTTGAAGGTTCTCTTAAGTATAAAATCTAATCAAATGGAAGACTGTCTAGCACGATTAGATAGTGACCTATTGgatgttttaatgaaatacatATATCGGGGATTTGAAATTCCCACAGAAGGTAGCAGTAGTCATTTGTTAATCTGGCATGAaaaagtatacaatattaGTGGCGTTGGCAGTATTGTACGAGCATTTTCAGATAGCAAACGTGCTTGA
- the Btbvii gene encoding BTB-protein-VII isoform X2 — protein MSMQQFCLRWNNHQPNFISVFSNLLNNETLVDVTLAAEGRQLQAHKVVLSACSTYFQSLFTVNPCQHPIVILKDVKFSDLKIMVDFMYYGEVNISQDQLPSIIKTAESLKIKGLAEMHTPSLTKWPSAGSETGGGDRGESCSPTPSPLSPSFRRKRLRKSSTCSTSGSGDKPEEINEITLVATNIVKPEPLIVTQETGENLRRPVNTNTESQGSIDEDQISIMSNMENSSATTPAQSDGSIQDVSQQSGGNVAQSSVSSQPPAHQGLQWTIMEHTYPRFALSSCQTNLSIQASSAFTTPEITASSTISDQYSGTSTTGSSCALTNYPNPSHGTLQHATSSGPSPSVQCPSNCQSPCASPQTAIKRKRSTNPQADENFIRALDAVRYGGIGFCKAARMFGVNNRTLWLEYKKRGYPNNRPSLKSRVKQEVNSSPPPAQSAQPVNSQSPTPMGPPTTPHSTHNTHSTHTMLTTHSPHTMLSGYIDSRHTDYALPSTTMPINLHGVNYNAM, from the exons ATGTCGATGCAACAGTTCTGTTTGCGGTGGAACAATCATCAACCAAATTTCATCTCAGTGTTCTCGAATCTTTTAAACAACGAGACCTTAGTTGATGTAACACTAGCTGCGGAAGGTAGACAGCTTCAGGCACACAAAGTTGTTTTGTCGGCTTGCAGTACATATTTTCAGTCATTGTTCACTGTTAATCCTTGTCAACATCCGATTGTGATATTGAAGGATGTAAAGTTTTCCGATCTAAAGATTATGgttgattttatgtattatggTGAAGTGAACATATCACAGGATCAGTTACCATCAATCATAAAG aCTGCAGAGAGTTTAAAGATAAAGGGTTTAGCAGAAATGCACACACCGTCCTTAACAAAGTGGCCAAGTGCTGGTAGCGAAACTGGTGGAGGGGATCGTGGAGAATCTTGTTCCCCCACTCCATCTCCATTGTCACCGTCATTTCGTAGGAAGAGATTAAGAAAATCATCTACATGTTCCACGTCTGGGTCTGGTGATAAACCAGAggagataaatgaaattactttaGTTGCTACCAATATTGTTAAACCAGAACCTTTAATTGTCACACAAGAAACTGGTGAAAATCTTAGGAGACCAGTAAATACTAACACAGAATCTCAAGGCAGTATTGATGAGGATCAAATATCAATT atgaGCAATATGGAGAATAGTTCTGCAACAACACCAGCACAAAGTGATGGTTCAATACAGGATGTAAGTCAACAGTCAGGAGGGAATGTTGCACAGAGTTCAGTTTCTTCACAGCCACCCGCACATCAAG GATTGCAATGGACTATAATGGAGCACACATATCCACGTTTCGCTCTGTCCTCGTGTCAAACGAATCTGTCGATTCAAGCATCATCAGCTTTTACCACGCCCGAAATAACAGCTTCCTCGACCATCAGCGATCAGTACTCTGGTACCAGCACGACTGGTTCCAGTTGCGCCCTGACGAATTATCCGAACCCATCGCACGGGACGTTGCAGCACGCGACGTCGAGCGGCCCGTCTCCGTCTGTTCAATGCCCGAGCAACTGTCAGAGCCCGTGTGCCAGTCCGCAAACCGCAATTAAAAGGAAACGATCGACGAACCCGCAGGCGGACGAGAACTTTATCAGAGCGTTAGACGCGGTTCGTTATGGCGGCATAGGATTCTGTAAGGCGGCTAGGATGTTTGGCGTCAACAACCGGACGCTCTGGCTAGAGTACAAGAAGCGCGGTTATCCGAACAATCGGCCCAGCTTGAAGTCCCGGGTCAAACAGGAAGTGAACTCCTCACCGCCGCCAGCCCAGTCCGCGCAACCTGTTAACTCGCAGAGCCCTACACCAATGGGCCCACCCACTACTCCGCACAGCACACACAATACCCACAGCACGCACACTATGCTGACCACCCACAGTCCTCACACGATGCTGAGCGGTTACATCGACAGCAGGCACACGGACTACGCGTTGCCCAGCACAACGATGCCGATCAATTTGCACGGCGTTAATTACAACGCGATGTGA
- the LOC144474273 gene encoding putative ATP-dependent RNA helicase TDRD12: MSVPKLVSELYSPKILWYQTDVTVVIRILLQDVGDYYLRVECDHLLFSCTINGKDYYVILYLCGTVVAEKTMHENKGRELKITLRKAHKWTEWPRLHIETEKKSLIVPDMDHLYKPCWLDDSNRIERESFAEYKRRNNISQIMPDVPSSDEEESDDDVMDMLFM, translated from the exons atgagtGTTCCGAAACTTGTTAGTGAATTATATAGTCCGAAGATATTGTGGTATCAAACGGATGTTACGGTTGTCATACGTATCTTACTACAGGATGTGGGTGACTATTACCTACGTGTTGAATGTGATCATTTACTATTTAG CTGTACCATAAATGGAAAAGACTATTATGTCATTTTGTACCTGTGTGGAACAGTAGTAGCAGAAAAAACAATGCATGAAAACAAAGGAAGAGAGCTCAAGATTACATTAAGGAAGGCTCATAAAT GGACGGAATGGCCAAGGTTACATATTGAAACTGAAAAGAAATCTTTAATTGTACCAGATATGGATCATTTGTATAAACCTTGCTGGCTTGACGATTCTAACAGAATAG agAGGGAAAGCTTTGCAGAATATAAACgacgaaataatatatcacAAATTATGCCAGATGTACCATCTTCTGATGAAGAAGAATCTGATGATGATGTAATGGATATGTTGTTTATGTAA
- the Btbvii gene encoding BTB-protein-VII isoform X1, giving the protein MSMQQFCLRWNNHQPNFISVFSNLLNNETLVDVTLAAEGRQLQAHKVVLSACSTYFQSLFTVNPCQHPIVILKDVKFSDLKIMVDFMYYGEVNISQDQLPSIIKTAESLKIKGLAEMHTPSLTKWPSAGSETGGGDRGESCSPTPSPLSPSFRRKRLRKSSTCSTSGSGDKPEEINEITLVATNIVKPEPLIVTQETGENLRRPVNTNTESQGSIDEDQISIMSNMENSSATTPAQSDGSIQDVSQQSGGNVAQSSVSSQPPAHQVVCKAAVPKRCRLLMRQPRVKKEPNHLSPDSEGCSPHIVSLSMSTPTLNLPQTSRSWEEPRISSPPPSIVVNQSNLLAVTTSANLLTVPQPSYLTKQHSHPLLSNQQQSTSGNVWIHRQHSNPEFPRRTTSPSIVVEPAPVVKTEQETSEEQSTASPEAAGSTSGLRAVKTSELIRSSSSPQTISRDIRETLSDQRLGHCPVLRPGPALGCNHCWNTIDAHGRILRRKTKYHCPECQANLCIVPCFQEYHEQRREVKLKPLPKTSSV; this is encoded by the exons ATGTCGATGCAACAGTTCTGTTTGCGGTGGAACAATCATCAACCAAATTTCATCTCAGTGTTCTCGAATCTTTTAAACAACGAGACCTTAGTTGATGTAACACTAGCTGCGGAAGGTAGACAGCTTCAGGCACACAAAGTTGTTTTGTCGGCTTGCAGTACATATTTTCAGTCATTGTTCACTGTTAATCCTTGTCAACATCCGATTGTGATATTGAAGGATGTAAAGTTTTCCGATCTAAAGATTATGgttgattttatgtattatggTGAAGTGAACATATCACAGGATCAGTTACCATCAATCATAAAG aCTGCAGAGAGTTTAAAGATAAAGGGTTTAGCAGAAATGCACACACCGTCCTTAACAAAGTGGCCAAGTGCTGGTAGCGAAACTGGTGGAGGGGATCGTGGAGAATCTTGTTCCCCCACTCCATCTCCATTGTCACCGTCATTTCGTAGGAAGAGATTAAGAAAATCATCTACATGTTCCACGTCTGGGTCTGGTGATAAACCAGAggagataaatgaaattactttaGTTGCTACCAATATTGTTAAACCAGAACCTTTAATTGTCACACAAGAAACTGGTGAAAATCTTAGGAGACCAGTAAATACTAACACAGAATCTCAAGGCAGTATTGATGAGGATCAAATATCAATT atgaGCAATATGGAGAATAGTTCTGCAACAACACCAGCACAAAGTGATGGTTCAATACAGGATGTAAGTCAACAGTCAGGAGGGAATGTTGCACAGAGTTCAGTTTCTTCACAGCCACCCGCACATCAAG TAGTGTGCAAAGCAGCGGTTCCCAAAAGATGCCGACTATTAATGCGCCAGCCTCGCGTGAAGAAGGAGCCGAATCACCTGTCCCCGGACAGCGAGGGCTGCTCGCCGCACATCGTCTCCTTGTCGATGAGCACGCCGACCCTGAATCTACCGCAAACATCAAGATCCTGGGAGGAGCCACGGATCTCTTCGCCTCCGCCATCGATCGTTGTAAACCAGTCGAATCTGTTGGCGGTGACCACCTCGGCGAACCTGTTGACAGTGCCACAGCCGTCCTATCTGACGAAGCAACACTCTCATCCGCTTTTGTCCAATCAGCAACAATCCACAAGCGGCAACGTGTGGATCCACAGACAGCACTCGAACCCCGAGTTTCCCAGGAGGACGACCAGCCCCTCGATAGTCGTCGAGCCGGCACCCGTCGTTAAAACGGAACAAGAAACATCGGAAGAACAGTCGACAGCCTCACCCGAGGCTGCCGGGTCCACGTCTGGCCTCAGAGCAGTGAAGACCAGCGAGCTCATACGAAGCTCATCATCCCCTCAG ACCATAAGCAGGGATATCAGAGAGACACTGAGCGACCAACGGCTAGGTCATTGTCCAGTTTTGCGTCCCGGTCCAGCGTTAGGTTGCAACCATTGCTGGAACACGATCGACGCCCATGGAAGGATACTTCGCCGAAAGACGAAATACCATTGTCCAGAGTGCCAGGCGAACCTCTGCATCGTCCCCTGTTTCCAAGAGTACCATGAACAGCGTCGCGAAGTGAAGCTGAAGCCCTTACCAAAAACTAGTTCCGTCTAA
- the Ccm3 gene encoding programmed cell death protein 10 Ccm3 isoform X2, with the protein MTMGDETPVASLVLPVILRPILMKLERQNVLAAQNLRTALLKAESSHPGITHDFILGIIRRAELNLDMNESVLRLQGAASDYDVVEYRSARSEDAFQELNRKSTSLKRILSRIPDEITDRKTFLETIKEIASAIKKLLDAVNEVNAFIRGSAGKQALDQRKREFVKYSKRFSNTLKEYFKEGQANAVFVSALYLIHQTNMIMLTVKDKCE; encoded by the exons ATGACAATGGGCGATGAGACTCCAGTTGCATCACTGGTTCTTCCTGTAATTTTAAGACCAATATTAATGAAG CTAGAAAGGCAAAATGTACTGGCTGCTCAAAATCTTCGTACAGCATTACTGAAAGCTGAAAGTTCTCATCCAGGAATCACACATGACTTCATTCTTGGTATAATACGACGGGCTGAACTTAATCTTGATATGAACGAAAGTGTTTTGAGATTGCAAGGAGCAGCTTCTGATTATGATG TTGTAGAATATAGATCAGCTAGATCTGAAGATGCTTTTCAAGAACTAAATCGTAAATCAACTTCATTAAAAAGAATACTTAGTCGAATTCCTGATGAAATAACTGATCGTAAaacttttctcgaaacaatcaa AGAAATAGCGAGTGCAATAAAAAAGCTTTTAGATGCAGTAAACGAGGTCAATGCATTCATTCGTGGTTCTGCAGGAAAACAGGCATTGGATCAGAGGAAAAgggaatttgttaaatatagtaaaagaTTTAGTAATACATTAAAAGAGTATTTCAAAGAAGGACA agCTAATGCAGTATTTGTGAGTGCTTTGTACTTAATACATCAGACAAATATGATAATGCTCACAGTAAAAGATAAGTGTGagtaa
- the LOC144474578 gene encoding beta-1,3-galactosyltransferase 5, which produces MLDKRRLHASASSPWTLIFVVALALTGCFSFWLHIDGSGSFTPYTSGATAPGYLLLFPGNVTPSPQPYLLNELSFGDKSTLIDIKDFRFTINHDPCNRTHPLLLMLVHSAPENFLKRNVVRETWGQQSTDVALLFLVGSSSEYQTRLEQENRKYKDLIQGSFLDAYRNMTYKHVMALKWVTYHCPSAKYILKLDDDVFVHIPAMLDFLTRDLSPWGARRLILCDLLSMGTVKRSWRSKWRVSPQEYPGRHYPVYCAGWAILYSPDSVFLLYREAQREPYFWIDDVHVTGTLARKVNLTQTSLHYLVLTTENMQDLLTNPGSHREFLFGPPNLNENEIRALQSLVTKPRPSSESLLN; this is translated from the exons ATGCTGGATAAGCGGCGGCTTCATGCCTCCGCTTCGTCGCCATGGACCCTGATCTTTGTGGTCGCTTTGGCTCTGACTGGATGCTTCTCGTTCTGGCTGCACATCGACGGCTCCGGCTCCTTCACACCGTACACCAGCGGTGCTACGGCGCCAGGCTATCTGCTGCTGTTTCCTGGAAACGTGACTCCTTCACCGCAACCTTATTTGCTGAACGAACTTTCGTTCGGTGACAAATCCACGCTGATCGACATCAAAGATTTCAGGTTCACGATCAATCACGATCCATGCAATCGCACGCATCCATTACTGTTGATGCTTGTCCATTCGGCGCCTGAGAACTTCCTCAAGAGGAATGTCGTCCGTGAGACCTGGGGTCAACAGTCGACGGATGTAGCGCTCCTATTCCTGGTCGGCTCCTCCAGTGAGTACCAGACTAGACTGGAGCAGGAGAATAGGAAATATAAAGATTTGATACAAGGCAGCTTCCTCGATGCCTACAGAAACATGACTTACAAACATGTGATGGCGTTGAAGTGGGTTACGTATCATTGTCCAA GTGCCaaatatatactaaaattagACGACGATGTTTTTGTTCATATACCCGCCATGTTGGATTTCTTAACGCGCGACCTATCACCTTGGGGTGCCAGGCGATTGATACTTTGCGACCTCCTTTCCATGGGCACTGTGAAGAGATCCTGGCGTTCGAAATGGAGAGTCTCGCCCCAGGAGTATCCTGGAAGACATTATCCTGTATACTGTGCTGGATGGGCTATACTATATTCCCCTGATAGCGTGTTTCTTTTATATCGCGAAGCCCAACGGGAGCCGTACTTCTGGATCGATGATGTCCACGTAACTGGGACTTTAGCTAGGAAAGTAAATTTAACTCAAACCTCTCTGCATTATCTGGTTTTAACTACCGAGAACATGCAGGATCTTTTGACCAATCCGGGTTCTCAtagggaatttttatttggaccACCTAACttaaatgaaaacgaaataaGAGCCTTACAAAGTCTGGTCACTAAACCACGGCCTAGCAGTGAAAGCCTATTAAACTAA